The segment GCGGTTTTTCGTTCCAATCGAAACCGCGATTCATTTTGTCGATGACTTGCAATAAACGGACTGATTCGAGATCGAAGACGCCTTTGCAGTCGGGATGGTCTCCTGCTTTCACCGGGTCGCCGGTCAGGGCTAAAATATTGTGGATGCCGAGAGCGTGGGCACCCATGAGGTCTGCTTGCAATCCGATGCGATTGCGATCGCGACAAGCCATTTGGCAAATAGGCTCGATCCCATGTTGCATCAAAATCACCGACGCCGCTAGCGATGACATCCGCAACACCGCTCTACTACCATCGGTAATATTGATGGCATGAACTCGCCCTTTCAGGAGTTGCGCCATTTTTAGCATATGCGTGGGGTCGCCTCCCTTTGGTGGCGCGACTTCTGCGGTGATTAAAAACTCACCCGCATTCACCGCAGTGCGGAAAGAGTTTAACGGTGTTTGGTACTGGGTATTAAACATGAGTTCGATTTGCCAAGGACGATCTGTGAAGAATAAATTTTAGCCCTGATATTTTATACTTCATTCTTCATACTTCATATTAGGGCTTTCAGGCAAGGATTTTATCCTTTTCGCCCAGTCCTTTAAAAGTTTAAAGCCACTGATTGGCATAACAGATGGTAAATCGCTGATTTCCTGCTATTTTCAACTGATAAATAATATGTTGAATTACGTACTGGCACTGAATTACTTGATTGCTATTAGCTATAGCGATCCTAAATGAATTGCGAACAACTAAACACCTCCCAACCCTCCCCTCTGTTCGATCCGAATTTTTATCTGGCAATGAATGAA is part of the Leptolyngbyaceae cyanobacterium genome and harbors:
- a CDS encoding methylenetetrahydrofolate reductase, whose product is MFNTQYQTPLNSFRTAVNAGEFLITAEVAPPKGGDPTHMLKMAQLLKGRVHAINITDGSRAVLRMSSLAASVILMQHGIEPICQMACRDRNRIGLQADLMGAHALGIHNILALTGDPVKAGDHPDCKGVFDLESVRLLQVIDKMNRGFDWNEKPLTDGATDLFVGAAVDPQSSSWSGLQKRFERKLEAGAQFFQSQLISDFERLEKFMDGIASGCNKPILAGIFLLKSAKNAEFINRCVPGVNIPQHIIDRLATAKDPLEEGMKIAAEQVQMAKQLCQGVHMMAVKREDLIPQILDMAGMEKLHLTYS